AGTACCACGCCGCGCGCGAGCGCCAGTCCTTCATCGAGGGCCGCGTGGCCGAGCTGGAGGACAAGATCTCCCGCGCGGAGGTCATCGACCCCTCCAAGCTGTCGGGCGACACGGTGAAGTTCGGCGCGACCGTCACCCTGGTGGACGAGGACACCGACGAGGAGTCCACCTACCAGCTGGTCGGCGAGGACGAGGCCGACGTCAAGCAAGGGCGCATCGCCATCACCTCGCCCATCGCCCGCGCAATCATCGGCAAGGCCGTGGGCGATTCGGTCGAGGTCGACACCCCGCGCGGCGCCAAGCAGTACGAAATCCTGAAGGTGGCCTTCGTCTAGAAAGTCTTCGAATCCGCTCAAGAAAAGGGCCGCTGCCTCTGCCGAGGCGCGGCC
The DNA window shown above is from Limibacillus sp. and carries:
- the greA gene encoding transcription elongation factor GreA, which codes for MNAKVPMTASGFTALEEELKHLRSVERPAVIKAIAAAREHGDLSENAEYHAARERQSFIEGRVAELEDKISRAEVIDPSKLSGDTVKFGATVTLVDEDTDEESTYQLVGEDEADVKQGRIAITSPIARAIIGKAVGDSVEVDTPRGAKQYEILKVAFV